ctcattgtgcatgacaccgtggagactcccagcatgtggagactcatgctactctccacgatctatgcacaacttaccacgtgaaCCATAGAGGTGGAGAATCActaatcacgaggaggttaccccatgttactctaccctccctagcaaccgggctaatatggttgctttggagacctggctggattcactcagcacaccctggattcgaactcacgactccaggggtgatagtcagcgtcaacactcacaaagctacacaggcccccaaaACATATGGTTTTAAATATTCCAACACTACCTTAGAGCATCACGTAATGGGAGAGGAAATGGTGAAAAAACTTGGGCAGAGTTAATTTACAGATGTCTGAAAACATGTATGCACGTTTTGTTACTTGACGTACGTCTCCCAGGTTTCCTTATCTCCTTGGTGATGAGCACTCGGAGTTCAGAGTTCAGCTCCTCGTTTTCTTTGTTTCGGATCTTCTTCAGCTGGCAGGGTGAAGGGTAGCGTCGAGGGGCCTCCTCTTCACCCTCACTGCCCAGAGACAACTCACTCTCACTGGACTGTCCGTTCTCCTGCACTTCTTCCTGCTGGTTCTCTGCTTCATCCAGCTGAAAGTGGTTTATCTGCTGGAGGGGATCACATTCTGGCCCAGGACTCGGCTCGCTGTCTGGGCCGTAGTTTGACTCGAGATGGTTAGTAATGTCATTCATCAATACTGTATGATCATTTTCTGGAGCTATGAGGAATAAAACACTTGTCAGTCCAAAAAGCATGGAAAATCCATGAGTAAAATGTTTTACACGACTTCTAAGGAATTCATGTTGTAACGTGTGACAGCGTATCCAGCACCTGATGCAGAACATACATTTGTGTGCATATAAAAACAACTAAAAGAGTTTTTCTACATGAGTGTGTTGGTCAGACTGACTTCTGGGTGGTGTTTTTGGAGGAATGTATGCTCGCCCTGGCTGAAGCAGAGGAGACATACAGCGCCTGCGTTTCGGAGCCCCTCCCACTACAGTACTGCTGGGCTCTCCAGGACGTTTGCCTTTGCCTTGAGTGCCAGTAACAAATTCATCTGCTTCATCCACCATCATTGCCTGACAGAGAGCAAAAGCAGAGTGAAttatagcaacaaaaaaaaatacatatacatgttTTAGCGCCGCTTTCTGAAAGTCCATACTTCAATTATCAGAACACAAAAAACTGACGGTACCTTCTTGTCCAGTTTGAAGGGGTTTCCAAAAGTGTGCACACGTTTAGGCTGGTCTGGGTCTGCCTCTCTCAGAGGGGATGGGCAATTCTTCAGGAAGTCCTGATAGTTGCCCATCTGAGCAATAGGCACACTGTGAAGTTCATCTAGGAAAATCAAtgattttaaaattataaaaataagtaatcaaAATGTACCATGTAAAGAGACATTAAGATAagattactttaaaaataaaacaaatatagagTTATGTAGTCAGAGACTTGTGCTCGTCTTGGAAATCTTGAGTAAAATACAGCCAAGTTTGCTCCAAGAATATCAATATCCATTTATGGCCCCCTCTGAATTTTACCTTGATCCTGTCctttcagaatgcagatgctgGCATGCAGGAGGTTCCTCCTCATGCGGCTCAGCTGGTCCAGCAGATGAGCTCTTGGGATATCATATGGGTTCCGCAATCCTTGTGGTTTCAATGCCTGTGTGAATAGAGCGAGCGATGAAGGATAATGGAGAAGCTATGGGAGCTGAATCAGTGAAAACTGATCTAGTACCAGATATTCAGTATGCATAAACCGTATTAAGTGTGACACCGTACCTCGATGTGATACATTTGTCTTTAAAATCACATGTTTTATGCACCAGTATAATGAACCACACACATGTGCCAAGCGAAAACTTCTAAAACACTTGTGGGTTAACATTCAAATAACATATGTGTATTTAACTGAACATTCAGAAAGTCTTCAAAGTCTTCTGCCACGATTATtacatttggctgacgattaattgccaAACAAATGATTGCAAACTGTCTGTTTTAGGGCAATGGCGATTAATTGTCTCCTTTAGGGCTTTCACAATTAACTGTcattaattgtaatatttctttAGGTGCATGTGAGCTTGTCATTtttttgatccccttttctcacaatttagaatgcccaattcccactacttcgtaggccctcgtggtggtgcggttactcacttcaatccgggtggtggaggacaagtctctgttgcctccgcttctgagagagtcaatccgtgcatcttatcgtGTGGCCCACtgtgcacgacaccgcggagactcacagcacaggatgctcatgctattctccgcgatccacacaccatattgagagcgagaaccactaatcgtgacctcgaggaggttaccccatgtgactcaaccctcccttttggttgcttaggagacctactCGAGTCTCATCCTCTGTGCCATTATAACGGTGTATGAACATGCCAGAGCActttgcgttcactatcaaagttCATATTTGTACGTTTATATTTTAGCGGGAGTTTGGATGCACATGCAAAGCGCTCTACCGAACAGGAGCTGCTCTGGTTGACATCGGCGGTGTGGCTCAGTGACACTCGgaattcaactgaatgacacacaattTTGTTCATTAGATTTATTCTgtaaatttgcttaaaattcccttatctGGGCATTCAAATGTGAACAATAATCACTGTTCTCAAATAACCGTGGTTAAGATTACATAACCACGATCAGACAATTATTTTAGGATTGTGACAGACCTACTTATGAGAGTCTCTTTCAGAACAGAGGCTTTGTTGAGATGTAATTTGTGTTTTGTCTATGCACAAGAGAAAAGTACAAAAAACATTGTATGTGGCATTTTGGCATGACAAAGTTTTCTATATACATGTACTTTATTCAGAGCAGCAAGCTGAAACCCAGCAAACTCCTTGGGGTTTGCCTCCAATGGCAGAGCTGGACCATCTCCCATGATACTATGCAGTAGCTGTGTGAAATCCTTCCGGTGAGCCAGAGAGAGGGCGGAGCTTCTGCAGCGAAGTTTAATCCCGCCCTCTAGTGCCGCCTTCTTTCCTACTGATGCACAAACTCTATCAGCCTCCACCTTCGTCTGTAATACACACACCCAAATCCAATTTAACTTCATGATTTCACAATACAGATGTTAAAAGCAGGCTGTATGTTGGCAACTACCTGCTGACTGAGCTTTTTGAGGTAGGACACAACACTGTAGCTGAGGCCATACTCCATGCTGTCAGCTAACAGGTTTGGAGCTCCCATCATTCTAAGTGCTTTCCGCAAGGCCTGGCAAGATCAGGATAAGAAAATATTAAAAGGAATAACTTCAACTCATACTTTAAGTTAAACACACTGttgtaataataaaatgaatgagCAATTTCATTACTTACAGTGATGTAGTAGGGGGGCATTGCCTTAAGATAGTTTTCAAAAGATTGTCGCCATTTAGCTGGAGGCTTAAACTTATGCACCGTAATCAAGTCATCTAAAAATGCACAAACACGGTTAGCGTCAAGCAGCACACAGAAAAAAAGAGTGCcaattttaatctttttttgAAGCAAACATAGGGTTTTAGACTTTTCTCTGAATTAATCATTCACTTCAAACTTGTCTTTACAAAAAGCTTAATGAATGGTAAAAAAATGAAACTTACCAAGTAAAGGCAGCACCACAGGATAGTTGTAGGGCATAACAAAAAGGTTGACACAGTTGAGAGCTGTGCTGGCCTTCAGATAGCCAAACGGCTGCCCAAGCTCTCCATATTTAGCACTGCTACATACAAAAACCTAAGAGAGAACAAAATGTTACAGCAATTAATGTTCAGCCACAGTAGTAGCAATCAAGGACTGTATTTGATTTATAGTTCGTCTGTTGCGTGATTAGAATATATAACTATTAAATGTTAACTATTGAGATGAGCAGTACCTGCCAGCAGTTGTGTGGTGATTTCCTCTCCAGTATATACTGTGTGAGAGGTGAAGGCTCCAACTCGTACTTGTCAAAGGGCACTTTATCCACCACCATGGGCTCCGAATCCACACATGAGAACTTTACCTGTGGGTGAGCTGCACGTGGAGGCTGCAGGGGAACGGTACATTGTATTTACATGATTCATGACAttggaaaaaaacaaaagcatacaGTGCAAAcctatacaaaatatatttacaaacctagtattttacatataaaacatACAGGGAAtgagagagcacacacacacacacacacacacacacacacacacacttttctcgTACCAAAGTAGGTGAGTTTTGATCAGGCCAAAAAGACTCCGGGATAGGCCAATGGCCCACAGGAACACCAGTTTTAGGGTTTGGTCTGACATAGATGAGTTTATGACAGCTATGCCATGGCTGAGGTCCATACTTCACCTCAGCTGGACCATCTGGGAAaaatatgatgacaaatgtatttGTCATCTTTATCATTAAATCATCTTTACATTGTATCCATTCACTGTATACTTGTTTTTGTCAACTCTGTGATAGGGTCTTAGCCCACTTTTCATCACAATTTTGAGTCCAATAttaagttaagaaattattaaatataattgtatataatgttaactagtattagtattattataaaatattaccatttatttattacatatatatatatatatatatatatttattattacattatattatttatgtaatattttcttaACCTGCACGCTGCAAAGCTATGCAGGCCTTTGTTTTggcggaagcttttattttggcggtaCACTCAAGGAAGTAGTAGAGTTGACAATGGccttgtaatgcataaaatcgCTCTCATCCACAAAAACCCATTGTaatgaggttactttagatttggatAGTAACTTTTAGCAACAAAGCAAATTTGGAAAATTAGTGAATCTAGAGTTTTGTAAATACAACACACTCAATCAGCATCACACGCTCTTGCAGTATGTTTAACACTACAGAGAACAGCTCTATGCACATGCAGTAAGTGCAACAagcagttttttatttatttatttaacgaAAATCGCAGCCTTTCCAGcgatgtcatattgcgatttctATTATATTTCTTAAAACCTTTACAAAAGTACCTTAATTTCCATACATAATTACCATTACAGGCAAAATACTATTATGTAaaattagttttctttttttaaatgcttctGAAGAGTTAACTACAGAAAAATTAGCTATTGAACTCTTCTTTAAGAGCCTCCCTTACCTTCAGTGGGTGTAGGGTCAGGACCAGTCTTCTCAAAATTGATGACTACTCCACTGTGGATCTTCTGAACCAGAGACTCCAGGCACTGGTTTAGCATTCTCTGGGAAAACACGCTGTATGATCGGCCTgcacacaatttaaaaatgtacatttttttcagAGCTATTATTATCTGAAGTAGACACACGTGAACAGTAACTTAAATTTAAACCACAGCCTGGATTAAGCGtaacaggggccggttgcatacaACTTTTTTTAGACTAGTTATtagtctaaaatgttggtcttacctttttcagtcagttgcataaaaacttagatcggTCTAATTTAAGACCGAAATGTAAGAAAGCACACCCCCGGGCTAACTTTTGTTTTACATTCCATGTTGTCATGGAAAATAAcggtcagctgagccagtgggggcttgAGCTGTGACTTCATAGAAGACATTTACTTCTACGATGGTAATAATTTCTTGTATATTTTTAGTATTTGGGATAATCCCTAAATGTGTTAATcagaatacattttgaagcattgtattAGTctaaacagctttaaaaaaaaaagcctcaaTGCAGTTTTCATTTGCTGAAAATATTTGCTTGTTAGTGTCTTTTTCCACAATGCAATGTGAATTAGAcggtcttactaaagacaactatGAGCTTGTTTTAtccaacaggctttctatggcatcTTTAGCTAGTCAGATTAATTGTTAGACtaagtcttaagttaatggctattgTGACAGGGCAGGgccgtgattccacacacccggcccctagtCAGGCTAaccaagcctcagagagggaaaaatgccgactggagactgcagtgggacagagagagagatttacagacagctgtccgacacctttgtgtgtttgtttcagttttatattaaactatgatttatatggtccagccggttctcgccgcctcctttccattaatccctttaaagCTATATATATGCAACCGGTCCCTGGTCTGTGTGCTTTTTTTCTTATCAGTTCATTGCCAGGCCACAACTATTCACATGCAAGTGCACACACTACAAAGTAGCTGCCCTATTGTGTTAAGTATTTGATCAGCAGTAGAGCACAGACTCCCTTCCTCTCCATTGTATTGTTCAGTGTGTCTATTACACAGCTGTATTAGTCAGCACAACAGTGTCCAGAAGAATCTACCCTTGACAAATCAGCAATTCCCTTCAATTCACAATTCAAACATTTCCACAGCACTTAAATACCACCTTACAGGTCTGACCTGACAGGGCATTTGTCAGTTCTGCCATAATTTTGAAACTTTTCTAACAATTTCAAACTTGCTCAATGACCTGCTTGTTAATACCACACCAATCAAACTGGATTTTGTTCAAAGTTACTTTAATAGCCCACCATTAAAATAGAAAGCACTCAGATTATGACAGTAGTACAATAAAAGATttgcattttattaattatttgcaaCGTTTATGACGACTGAATTCGGCCTTTGAGCATTATATCCCTTCTTTGTACCcaagctttaaaatgtatgaagttAAGGTACATAAACTAAAGAAACACACCTCCTGTGACTTCACACATGGGCGTAATAGGAGAGGAGTCGGGTGGAACTCCACCCATTGGTTCAGGGTCAGGGGAGGTGTGGCCTGGAATGCGTAGCACTAAAGAGAATAGTCGCTGGTCCCATCGGAAGGGCTCTTTTGTCAACTCACTGCCTGGCAACGGTGTTGTCAGTGGTAAATGTAACTGCAGGAGAGAAATAGGATGAAATTAATGCACGGTTCATGTCAGCACATAATTAGAGATTTTGCAATTGCAGTTGTGTCCACAACTCTCCGGTTATCTTTCTCAGTGACTTGACCTATTTCTAATCGTACCAGCTAGAGACTTATTTTAACCGATCTGCAAGTCATACTGCATGCATATAAGAGTACAACTGATATGAAGACATGCAAAGGAAGAAGATGAGTGAATTATATCAAAGGAAAATAGGTGAGTGGAAAAAAGCTGGGGAAAGCAAGAGATAAAGAGGAGAACTGTTGACTAGATGAAGTCCTCAAGACCAGCCTATGTTGACCCACCTCGTCTTGGACCCCTGAACTGCCAGTCAGCTTGTTTCCATCAGTTATGGCCAAAATTATAGCAGGCTCCAAGAAAAAGGGGTTTCTACCCTGCAAAAATTATACAACAAACAAATTATAAGACAAAAAATAAGCTGAGGTGCAGCTGAGACAAATGCAGAGCTTAACATACACTCACTGTTCTTGATGTTTGCCACAGTAACACTAATATTTTGGCACACATGCACATTTACTCAAATCAAAAACTCTTCCCTTTAAGACTACACACTTAACAGTATTGTCAGCATAGTGTAGATTTTATGGATGACAAAATAATACTAAAAGCATTGGTTGTCATTTTTACAACAATTAAGTTAAACAGAATTGCTTGTGTCAGTTGATAGATTCATTATTCCGCAAGCATTCTGCATTCATCACAAGCAGCCAGAGGAAAATTGTAATTGGCCCCTTTTCTTTGAGGCATGACATTACATTCAGTTCTAATACATGACTAAGCAATTAAGAGAAAGAACATATAATCAACCATCTCATACCATATTAAAGCATATTTTaaaaatgctctttttctttCAGAGCATCAAAACAAATAAGCTGCTGCTTTAGTGACTGAAGGATCATGACAACAAAAAGGCCAAAATGGCTAATACAAGTTTAAAAAGACAATTTCAGTGTTTCAGTGTCAGGTCCACGAGCCTACAAGGCCGGACCAGTATTTAAGCACGTCGGTGGCGTAATATCTTAAAATGACATTAGAATAATTATAGATGGGTTATTCATGTTCGCCttgacatgtgtgtgtttgttatttactGAGAGCTTTTGACACTTGGAACCACTCAAAAAATCACTCACAATTTTTATTAACCAAACACCAATAGAAAATATAAACCTATCTAACAGAACATACATGTCaccacagggctccagactaacataTGAGAGCGGTGGTTCTACAGATGGTGGCAGTGGTTCTACAGATGGTGGCACAGCACCTGATTTGGTAgcaaaagtgaaaaaatacatatttttttgtccataatttaaattatgataaattatagAAACTAAATAGTGacattattgtatattttatattatcaCTGAAATGCACATTAGACCGTATAGCATTGCTTTTGACTTGATGCAACAGTAACATCTGCAAAAAGGTTTACAGGCCTACCTAATTTATATAGGGCTAAAttgaattatttatattattatctaccctgctgttgaacacaacaccaccgtgcagctgggtccaactagtgtcgccttccaaaacggtcagaaatctaggggtaaccatcgatgaTGAGCTACAGttcagaccacatctcaaagactgcaagatcatgtagatttacactctacaatatcaggaagataagacctttcctctctgtacatgccacacaactactcattcagtcacttgtcataactagactggactactgtaacgctctcattgcaggccttcctgcatgtgctattagacccctgcaaatgatccagaatgcagcagcacgtctggtctttaatgaaccaaagagagcacatgttacaccactctttgtctctctccactggctgccggttgatgcacgtattaaatgcaaggccctgatgctggcatacaaaatagtcactggatctgctccagcatacctacggtcggctaaggaacgtcgccttgtcgtaccaaaacaaagaggcaccaaaacactttcccggactttctgtttcatcataccacgttgatggaatgaccttcccaactcaatccgtgaagctgactcactctccatcttcaaaaaacggctaaaaacacatcttttccaaaagcactttttCAGTCACTAAATttccagtcactaaaaaaatcaaataataatttacaattcttgttgcacataaatctgttttgtatactattctgatgatagtgaaactttgtagtatggcacttttcgtaacacggtctccttaagatgattcgcttatgttttcctcttttgtaagtcgctttggataaaagcatctgccaaatgaatgaatgtaaatataaattattctGCGTGTGATCCTACTGATTAAGTACGGTCATCTCTTTGAATTAATGAAGGCAAACAAAGCCAGCAACTCTATTTACAATCCAAGAGCAGATTCTAGAACAGATTTTGCTTGGTcaacaataattataaataaagttGACATAGTTCCTCAAATAACTAGATCACAGGTTGTCACTGGTAAAAAGCATAGCTCATTACTACGATAATAAGTAACTTCAAcaaaacaaactatggcatttgttaggaaatgacagaaactataaATTTAGaaactataaaacaaaataactgtGCTGCGTGGGTGAGACTGCACTGCATTGTTCATTGAGCTGGCTGATCCTTAATCTGGGTAGTGGCTAGTGCTGCTATATTACATTTTTCTCGTACGAAATAGAAAACAGATGTGTCGCGCATAATCAACGAGAATTAACAAAATTGGTAGTCGCATCGGTTTGAcctctaaaaacaaaacaaaaacaacactcACCGACAGGAAAAAATTATTGCAAGATGCGCCCATTTAGTTGCAGTCTGGGGCCCAATATTTCTACTACCTTTGCCAAAGTTATCAGAGTAAAAGTCTTTCTGCTAGAAGAGGAATCGTGTCGGGTCTCCTGCtttatacagtactgtataaaaGCCATTTTACCATTGtccacaaaataattttattttgtctcGCTCATATTACATTCTTGAGCTTCAATGGTTGATAAATTCCACCaaatgaaaaattacttcaaatTTTCCATGTGGTCTTCCATCAATTACTGACATTTTATTAGATagtcattaactctttccccgccagcgtttttaaaaaaaaagttgccagccactgccagggtttttgacgattttcgctaaactttaatggcccgcagaatattttcttccatgaatatatgaagatgctatatatcacaataaagatctgagcctcgattttattttatcttcatttgttctttttttattgcgacttgaacagagctaggttttgtcaaaaaacaacatttcagacaaaaagctgagaaaaaggcatgtttatgtctgatattttgagcttctcatactccacttcttcatgtttgagacgatcgcagtctgtttctttgatcaaagagttgcgtactctttcaaaacatgcgcaggggtcttccttaccgtataacacctaaaacacggaaaattccgtgtttggcggggaagcgttttttcataaaacacggaaaattccgtgtttggcggggaaagagttaagtgtGCTAAGTAATaattagaaatgtttttattattaatttatttttctccccttttcttccaaatttagaatgcccaattctcaatgcgctctaagtcctcatggtggcgcagtgactcaatctgggtggcagaggacgaatctcacttTCCTCCGTGTCCGAAACCGCCAATCTGCgcaccttatcacgtggcttgttgagcatgctACTGCGGAgatgtagtgcatgtggaggcccgcgctattctccacggcatccacgcacaactcaccctgCGCCCCACAGAGAGAGACCCCAtccacacattatagcgaacacaaggaggttaccccatgtgacacaaCCCTCCcaggcaaccgggccaatttggttgctcatgagacatggctggagtcactcagcacggcctggaactcacgactccagcggtggtagtcagcgtcaatcctcgctgagctaccaaTCCCCCCAATAATTATAATTGTTAAAATAATCATCATGTCTGTTTATTATATGCATGCAGGTCAGTTAACGAGCATCGGCTGTTCAGACTAGTGTCTCATATGGGCCACATGTGTAATGTAGTGTGAACGAccctacaaaaaaattatttgagcagaaaatctgatttgggccacattcagcttCAGTGTAAACATTGGAATATATCCAATTAAATGATGGACCTGAGCCATGCATAGGGACCAGAATACTAGAGATACGGGGGAGGGCTCTCTTTTGACTTTGGCCATTAAGTGCACACCTAACAAACAACCACAACATCCTAGAAACCATATAATACCTTTGCATTAAagccaaaagttttttttttcttcagaaaatgtcaaaatctaGTTTGATAATATTCTTCAACATATGTTTCTTTGAGATGCATAACCACATGGATTGCAGCAGGAATTTCTCCAAGTCAAACCTAAGACTAGAACCTAATCTACCACAGTGGTTTGTCATTCATCACACATGGCAACAATAACAACTTACTGTtattgtcaaatgtatgcaagGTGATGCTGCAGTCAATCTGTAGTAGTTTCACTACATTTCCTATATGCTCAAAAACAATAGAGGTCTTGAACAAAACTGGTTACCAtgataatttaaatgtttgtgttttgtatacTACCTAAAATCTAAAAGGCATACCAAGAT
The Xyrauchen texanus isolate HMW12.3.18 chromosome 14, RBS_HiC_50CHRs, whole genome shotgun sequence genome window above contains:
- the LOC127655337 gene encoding integrator complex subunit 6-like; this encodes MPVLLFLIDTSASMNQRSHLGTSYLDIAKGAVETFLKLRSRDPASRGDRYMLVSFEEAPAGIKAGWKDSHATFMTELRNLQAAGLTTFGQSLRTAFDLLNLNRLVTGIDNYGQGRNPFFLEPAIILAITDGNKLTGSSGVQDELHLPLTTPLPGSELTKEPFRWDQRLFSLVLRIPGHTSPDPEPMGGVPPDSSPITPMCEVTGGRSYSVFSQRMLNQCLESLVQKIHSGVVINFEKTGPDPTPTEDGPAEVKYGPQPWHSCHKLIYVRPNPKTGVPVGHWPIPESFWPDQNSPTLPPRAAHPQVKFSCVDSEPMVVDKVPFDKYELEPSPLTQYILERKSPHNCWQVFVCSSAKYGELGQPFGYLKASTALNCVNLFVMPYNYPVVLPLLDDLITVHKFKPPAKWRQSFENYLKAMPPYYITALRKALRMMGAPNLLADSMEYGLSYSVVSYLKKLSQQTKVEADRVCASVGKKAALEGGIKLRCRSSALSLAHRKDFTQLLHSIMGDGPALPLEANPKEFAGFQLAALNKALKPQGLRNPYDIPRAHLLDQLSRMRRNLLHASICILKGQDQDELHSVPIAQMGNYQDFLKNCPSPLREADPDQPKRVHTFGNPFKLDKKAMMVDEADEFVTGTQGKGKRPGEPSSTVVGGAPKRRRCMSPLLQPGRAYIPPKTPPRTPENDHTVLMNDITNHLESNYGPDSEPSPGPECDPLQQINHFQLDEAENQQEEVQENGQSSESELSLGSEGEEEAPRRYPSPCQLKKIRNKENEELNSELRVLITKEIRKPGRRYEKIFYLLKQIQGSLETRLIFLQSIIKEAARFKKRVLIEQLENFLEEIHLRANSMNHLDGF